The Elusimicrobiota bacterium DNA segment CCTCCCCCATGTTCCAGAGCACCATGTAGTCCGTGCCGCCGGCGAAAGGCCTGGCCGAGGGGTTGCCGGCGAAGCGGGCGACCGCCTCGCCGGCGGACTCCGGCCGCAGCACGGTCATGCTTTGGGGCGAGCCTCTCATCGCTTCCTCCCCTTAGGAGTTTTGGTCACGGACTCCACGATGTGCACATAGCCGGTGCAGCGGCAGAGGTGCCCGGCCAGGCCGATGCGCACGGCGTCCGCGTCGGTCTCCTTGAGACGGGAGGCGGTCATGAGGATGCCGGGGGTGCAGAAGCCGCACTGGGCCCCGGCATGCTCCGCGAAGGACTTCTGCAAGGGGCTCAGGCGTCCGGGCTGGCCCAGGCTCTCCACGGTCTCGACCCTGCGGCCGGGCAGCTGGCAGACGGGGATGAGGCAGCTGGCGACGGGCTTGCCGTCGACCAGCACGGTGCAGGCCCCGCACTCGCCCTCGCCGCAGCCTTCCTTGGTGCCGGTGAGGCCGAAATCCTCGCGCAGGACGTCGATGAGCCGCTTGAAGGGGGGGCCTTTGTAGTTCCGTTTCTTCCCGTTGACGGTGAAGGAGATCATAAGGGCCTTTGCGCCTTGAGGAACTCCGCGCAGATGTCCTCGGGCCGGATGGGGATCGCGTGGAAC contains these protein-coding regions:
- a CDS encoding (2Fe-2S)-binding protein; the protein is MISFTVNGKKRNYKGPPFKRLIDVLREDFGLTGTKEGCGEGECGACTVLVDGKPVASCLIPVCQLPGRRVETVESLGQPGRLSPLQKSFAEHAGAQCGFCTPGILMTASRLKETDADAVRIGLAGHLCRCTGYVHIVESVTKTPKGRKR